Below is a window of Pyrobaculum aerophilum str. IM2 DNA.
TGCCGAGCCCGCGCCTAGATCTAACAATGAGGCTATTGCAAAGACGGGGGATTTCACAACTTTAAGCCTGCCCTTTGCCCACAAGTATAAGCCTAGGAGCAGTCCGGCTGATAAGGCCCTGATATAAGCGATAATAATGGGCGATACTCCTTGAAGCGCCGCTAGTTTTATTGCGGTCATGCCCAGCGACCACATCAACGCCGCAAGCAAGGCGGCTCCGACTCCAGCCGCACTTAACTTAGCCTCGCCGCCTCTCGTGAGCAGAGAGACTCCCAAAACTATTAGTAGGGAGGAGACAATTAAGAGCGGCGTCACCTGTTCCCCCAGCAATAAGGCGAAGTACTGGGCGATGATTATATAAGTGTATGTAAGGGGCGCCGCAATAGACCCTCCCACTTTATGAATTGCGTAAAAATAGAGGTTGTCCCCCACGAGCAGAGTAATAATTCCACTAAACGCCGCCGCCCAGAGCCCTTGACTTGGCGTAATGAGTATCAGAACGGGTGACATCAGAGTGGAGACGTAAAACAGGCGGGAGAAGTTCACGACCAACGCGCCGTGCGATTCCATATATTTCTTGTAGAGGAAAATAACCAGGGCCCAAATCGTGGATGCGATAATTGCCGAGAAGAGGCCTGGTAAGACCATTTAAAGAGGCCTTACGGGAGTGGAGGCTCCGCAGGCCAAACACCTCATGATAAATATTCTGCCCTCCTTCCTCAACTCCGTGTCTATCGAGTTGCAGACGGGGCACACCACATAGTACCTTATAAATCTGTCGTAGACTGCCTCAACGACCTTAGGGGACTTCTCTCCGTGTAGCGTAAACACATCCCCCTCCAATGTGCCGGGTACTGCCAGCTCCTTTTGGAAGAACTTGGCCATGAAGTAGACGTCTCTATTCAGCCTTTTAGCTATTTGGCCGAAATTGGGTATAATCGTCTTACGGGGCATGTTCTCTACCTCAATTTTCGGTATTTCCGCCCTCCTCTGCGCCTTGGGAGCGACGAGCTTATAAGCCCTTTCAAGAAGGGCGGCGTACTCGCTGTCCATGTGCTGAAAAAAGACGACCTTTATAAATGTGAACTAAGCCGGCCTAAACCAGTAGGTGATGTAGTTTTCCCCAGGCCTTCTGTCCACGACGAGCCTCATTTTCATGCCTGGTTTTAGAGTCTTAGGATCCGCCTCTATCCACGCCGTTATATTAAATCCGTCTGGCATTTTGACAATGCCCACGATATAGTCTGAGTGGTGGGAAAAGCTGGCGGGCTTGACGTTAATCACAGTCCACGTAATTAACTCGCCCACTGGACTGACCTCACGCCACTCCATGTCAGACGTCTTACATTTCGGACAGTCTGCTTGCGGCGGGAAGTACTTACTCCCACACCTCTTACACACAGTATACATCAACTTCCCCTCTCTTAGCCCATCTATGAATTTCGCAATTTTATTTACAGAGAGCGTAAACCTCAGCCTCATCTCGCGGACGTCTACCCACAACAACGCGCCGCTCTTAGGGTCTTTATACACAGGCAGCCCAGTAGCTGTGATTAACGCCTCCAGCTGTTTTAAAGACTCTCCGTACAGTTTTTCAAGCCCCTTATTTATCAAATTTACTACGTTGTCCGACATATTATTGGCTCAGGCTAAGTATTGTCACAAAGGCGTAGTGCCCCGTTCCGCCGATATTGTGGGCAAGCGCCATGCCCCTCTTTATCGGCGCTTGGCGGCCCCTTTCCACTTGCCCCCTTAGTTGTCTCGTAAGCTCTGCAATCATCGAAACCCCAGTGGCTCCAATTGGATGCCCCTTGGCCTTAAGCCCTCCGTCGACGTTTACAGGTATTAAGCCGCCGATATACGTCTGCCCCTCTCTAATAAGCTTATAGCCCTCTCCCCTTTTGGCAAATCCCAAGTCCTCATACGCCATAATTTCGGCTATTGTAAAACAGTCGTGTACCTCCGCAACGTCTAAGTATTTAACTGGGTTTTGGGGATCAATGCCGGCTTTTTTATACGCCATTTGAGCGGCCGTTTGAGCCGCCTCCAGGCCGATGAAGTCCGGCCTTTTACTGAGATTCGCAGTGCCGTTTGCATAACCTATGGCTTTTATCCAAACGGGGGTGTCCGTGAGTTTTTTCGCCACGTCTTCACTGGCTAAAATCACTGCAGAGGCCCCGTCTGTAATTGGACTGCTGTCGTAAAGCTTCAAGGGCCAAGCCACATATCTAGAGCTGAGACACTCCTCTACTGTAATAGCCCTCTGGAACTGGGCCTTAGGGTTCAGCGAGCCGTAATAGTGATTCTTCACAGCCACTTTACAGAGATCCTCCTCAGTGGCGCCGTATTTATTCATATAAGCTGTTGCATAAAGCGCATAGTAGCCTGGAAAAGTCAAGCCGAAGTTTTCAAACTCCCAGAAGTAATTCCCAGCCCTTCCAATAAACTCCACCACCGTGGGAGTCGGCGATTCGTTCATTTTCTCCACGCCGATAGCCATTACTACATCCGCCTCTCCGCTGGCCACCATATGATACGCCGTCCTCACCGCCGCGGACCCCGTGGCGCAAGCCGCCTCTACCCTAATTCCACTTTTAGGAACCAAGCCGCAGTACTCCCCTACTACAACCGCGGGGAGGGCCTCTGAGGACCAACCGCCGACATTGCCCACTACAAAAGCCTGGATGTCCTCAGTGCCGATGCGGGCGTCGTCAAGAGCCTCTTTCACAGCCTCCCACGCCAGTTCTGGAAGAGAGACGTCAGATCTATTGCCGAATTTACTTGTCCCAACCCCCACTACAGCTACTTTTCTCATGTAAAGAAAGTTGTAAAAATATTTTTATTGATTGTTTTAGACTTTTTATAAAATCAAGTTACTAACCTGGCTATTTCATCTGGAATCTGGCCTTTCTCTTTTAGCAATCTAATTAACTGGCGGTAAGCGACTAACTTCTGGATGTTGTTAGCCCCCTCGTAAATCTGCGTTATTTTCACGCTTCTTAAAAACCTCTCAACGCCTGTCTCTCTTATGACGCCTACGCCGCCGTGTAAGTTAATGGCCTCAGATATCACTTCCTCAGCCACCTCAGTGGCGTAGAACTTAGCCAGCGACGCGACAAAGGTGAACTCCCTCCTGTCCTCATCGGCTAATTTGGCGGCCAAGTAAGTGAGCAATCTGGCCGTGAAGATTTTCGCCATCATCTCCACAAGGCTGAACTGTATGGCTTGGAAGTAGGCAATAGGCACTCCAAACGCTTGCCTCTGGTGGACGTACTGAAACGCCTTCTCAAAAGCCGCTTGTGCCATGCCAACGGCCTGCGCCGCAACGCCTATCCTCGTGCGGTCAAAGGTCTCCATGGCGTATAAGAAGCCCATGCCCTCTTCGCCCACTCTATTCTCATCCGGCACCTCCACGTTTTCAAGCACTAGTTCACACGCGTGGTTGCCGTAGAGACCCATTTTGTGATAACACTGCTCAACTTTAAATCCAGGGGTGTCTTTTTCCACAATGAAGAAAGTGAGGCCAAGATATCTCACTTTTTTATCTGGAGGCGGATACGTACGCGCCAGCACGATAAAGAAATCTGCCACATCGGAGCTGCTGATAAACGCCTTTCTCCCGTTTATCACCCACTTATCCCCCTTCTTCTCGGCCTTTGTTTGAATCCCAGCCACGTCTGAGCCACAACAAGGCTCTGTCACGGCAAATGCGCCGAATTTCTCGCCGCGGGCAATAGGCGGGACGTATTTCTGCCTCTGCTCCTCAGTGCCGAATAACATTATAGGCGTGAGGAAGAGCTCATTAGTGCCGAAGTAAACGCTTAATCCCGGCAGAACTCTACAGAACTCCTCTGATAGAATTGCGGCCATTCTATGGTCGCCCCCCTGGCCTCCGTATTTCTCAGGAATGCCTATGCCGAAAAAGCCGTTTTCCGCGATTTTCTTTAAAATGTCCCTAGGCACTTCATCAGTCTCCTCTATTTCCATCGCCCTAGGCGCTATCTCCCTCTCCACAAACTCCCTGACCGCTTTTCGGAACATCTCGTGCTCGCGCGTCAGCACTATTGAGTAGTCCTCCACCGTGTCAAAAGGGAACACCATAGCCAGCTCATCTGCCTTGATATTTAAGCATTCTTCGCCAAAAAGGGTAAAACGTAGTATGCCTTAACGTAGGAAATTTTTTAAACAAATACCTCTGTGTGTATATGTCAGTCCAGATCTTCGAGAAATATATCAAAAACAGAGTGTGGACGAAGAATTACGACGAGAGCGTCCCGCCTGAGGTTGAAATAAGGCCGTCGCCTCTTTTTTCTTATTTAGACCGACAGGCTGGGGAAAACGCCGGGCGCACGGCGTATATATATTTTGGCAATAAAATACCGTACAAGGCGGTGGGCGAGCACAGCGATAGAATCGCCGCGGCGCTTAGAGAGTGGGGAATAGGCAAGGGCGACGTTGTGGCTTTATACATGCCCAACACGCCCGCCTTTCCAGTGATATATTACGGGGCCTTGAAACTTGGGGCTGTTGTAACGCCAATGAACCCCCTGTATACTCCTCGGGAGGTTGCGTGGCAGGCTAAAGACGCAAATGCCCGCGTTATATTTGTCGCAGATGTTCTCTATAAAAATATAGAAGAAGCCGCTAAGATGTATCAATTTGACAGAATTGTAGTAGTAGAACTAGTAGAATATATGCCGGCGCTGATTAAGCCGCTGGCTAAAAGGCGGATTAAGCCGCCAAAAGTGGCGTACTCCGGTCGCGTAATTCCCTACAAATCGCTATTAAGCTACAGCCCCACCTCATACCGCGCGAGCATAAACCCATCGGAAGATTTAGCCGCGTTGATGTATACAGGGGGCACCACCGGGCTTCCCAAAGGCGCTGAGATCACCCACGGCAACATCTCGGCGAATTTACAACAATTAAAGCCTCTGTACGACGTGGTGAAAAAGAAAAGGGGGCTCGATTCTTTAGTAATGATGGGGCTTTTGCCGTGGTATCACATATACGGCCAAGTCACTGTGATGCACTACGGCATATTTGACGGGGCAACAGTGGTGGTGATGCCGCGCCCCGACATAGAACAATTAATGAAGTGGGTCCAGAAGTACAACGTGCAAGTCCTCCACGGCGTGCCAACATTGTACAACATGATTATTAACCACCCCCGGGCCGGCCAGTTCAATCTAAAAAGCCTCGCCTTCTGTATATCAGGCGCCGCGCCCCTCCCAGTGGAAGTGGCCAGGAAATTTGAACAGCTGACGGGGGCTTTGCTGAGAGAGGGGTACGGCCTCACTGAAACAGCTGTAGTGACGCACGTGAACCCCCTATACGGCAAAGTAAAGCCCGGCTCCATAGGCCTCCCCATCCCCTCCACATACGCGGCTATAGCTGACCCAGCGAAACCGGAGCTACTACCGCCTAATCAAGTGGGGGAAATAGTCATCTCCGGCCCCCAAGTTTTCAAAGGCTACCACAACCGCCCCGAGGAAAACGCCCAGGCCTTTTTTGAGTGTTGCGGTTTGAGGTGGTTTAGGACTGGGGACATGGGCTACATGGACGAAGAGGGCTATTTCTACGTCGTTGACAGGAAGAAGGATTTGATTAAATATAAGGGCTACTCCGTATTCAGCAGGGAGATTGAAGAGGTGTTGTACCAACATCCCTGTGTAAAAGAGGCTGCGGTAATAGGCGTGCCCCACCCAGAGGCCGGGGAAATCCCCAAGGCTTTTATAGTATTGAGAGATGAGTGTAAAGGTAAGGTGAGGCCTGAGGATATCATCAAATGGACTGAGGACAAGCTGGCGCACTACAAGAGGCCTAGAGCTGTGGAGTTTAGAGAGGAGCTTCCCAAATCCGCAGTTGGCAAAATCTTAAAGCGCGAGCTCAAGGCGGAGGAGTTGAGAAAGCTACAAGAGGCGGCGCAAAAAACTTAATTTTAAATATCGCGCCTGCGGCATGAAAATCGGAAGCCTTGAAGTGGGTAAAATAGGGCTTGGCG
It encodes the following:
- a CDS encoding thiolase domain-containing protein produces the protein MRKVAVVGVGTSKFGNRSDVSLPELAWEAVKEALDDARIGTEDIQAFVVGNVGGWSSEALPAVVVGEYCGLVPKSGIRVEAACATGSAAVRTAYHMVASGEADVVMAIGVEKMNESPTPTVVEFIGRAGNYFWEFENFGLTFPGYYALYATAYMNKYGATEEDLCKVAVKNHYYGSLNPKAQFQRAITVEECLSSRYVAWPLKLYDSSPITDGASAVILASEDVAKKLTDTPVWIKAIGYANGTANLSKRPDFIGLEAAQTAAQMAYKKAGIDPQNPVKYLDVAEVHDCFTIAEIMAYEDLGFAKRGEGYKLIREGQTYIGGLIPVNVDGGLKAKGHPIGATGVSMIAELTRQLRGQVERGRQAPIKRGMALAHNIGGTGHYAFVTILSLSQ
- a CDS encoding translation initiation factor IF-2 subunit beta, whose product is MDSEYAALLERAYKLVAPKAQRRAEIPKIEVENMPRKTIIPNFGQIAKRLNRDVYFMAKFFQKELAVPGTLEGDVFTLHGEKSPKVVEAVYDRFIRYYVVCPVCNSIDTELRKEGRIFIMRCLACGASTPVRPL
- a CDS encoding acyl-CoA dehydrogenase family protein, which produces MVFPFDTVEDYSIVLTREHEMFRKAVREFVEREIAPRAMEIEETDEVPRDILKKIAENGFFGIGIPEKYGGQGGDHRMAAILSEEFCRVLPGLSVYFGTNELFLTPIMLFGTEEQRQKYVPPIARGEKFGAFAVTEPCCGSDVAGIQTKAEKKGDKWVINGRKAFISSSDVADFFIVLARTYPPPDKKVRYLGLTFFIVEKDTPGFKVEQCYHKMGLYGNHACELVLENVEVPDENRVGEEGMGFLYAMETFDRTRIGVAAQAVGMAQAAFEKAFQYVHQRQAFGVPIAYFQAIQFSLVEMMAKIFTARLLTYLAAKLADEDRREFTFVASLAKFYATEVAEEVISEAINLHGGVGVIRETGVERFLRSVKITQIYEGANNIQKLVAYRQLIRLLKEKGQIPDEIARLVT
- a CDS encoding Zn-ribbon domain-containing OB-fold protein, which translates into the protein MSDNVVNLINKGLEKLYGESLKQLEALITATGLPVYKDPKSGALLWVDVREMRLRFTLSVNKIAKFIDGLREGKLMYTVCKRCGSKYFPPQADCPKCKTSDMEWREVSPVGELITWTVINVKPASFSHHSDYIVGIVKMPDGFNITAWIEADPKTLKPGMKMRLVVDRRPGENYITYWFRPA
- a CDS encoding DMT family transporter — protein: MVLPGLFSAIIASTIWALVIFLYKKYMESHGALVVNFSRLFYVSTLMSPVLILITPSQGLWAAAFSGIITLLVGDNLYFYAIHKVGGSIAAPLTYTYIIIAQYFALLLGEQVTPLLIVSSLLIVLGVSLLTRGGEAKLSAAGVGAALLAALMWSLGMTAIKLAALQGVSPIIIAYIRALSAGLLLGLYLWAKGRLKVVKSPVFAIASLLDLGAGSALFAYSVERVGLALSTILVSIAPLITQLFAKISGLERLTYRQMLGAVVIFLAIVLAVSSIQSLPLTVPTTKSGTSNSPP
- a CDS encoding long-chain-fatty-acid--CoA ligase yields the protein MSVQIFEKYIKNRVWTKNYDESVPPEVEIRPSPLFSYLDRQAGENAGRTAYIYFGNKIPYKAVGEHSDRIAAALREWGIGKGDVVALYMPNTPAFPVIYYGALKLGAVVTPMNPLYTPREVAWQAKDANARVIFVADVLYKNIEEAAKMYQFDRIVVVELVEYMPALIKPLAKRRIKPPKVAYSGRVIPYKSLLSYSPTSYRASINPSEDLAALMYTGGTTGLPKGAEITHGNISANLQQLKPLYDVVKKKRGLDSLVMMGLLPWYHIYGQVTVMHYGIFDGATVVVMPRPDIEQLMKWVQKYNVQVLHGVPTLYNMIINHPRAGQFNLKSLAFCISGAAPLPVEVARKFEQLTGALLREGYGLTETAVVTHVNPLYGKVKPGSIGLPIPSTYAAIADPAKPELLPPNQVGEIVISGPQVFKGYHNRPEENAQAFFECCGLRWFRTGDMGYMDEEGYFYVVDRKKDLIKYKGYSVFSREIEEVLYQHPCVKEAAVIGVPHPEAGEIPKAFIVLRDECKGKVRPEDIIKWTEDKLAHYKRPRAVEFREELPKSAVGKILKRELKAEELRKLQEAAQKT